A single window of Leeuwenhoekiella sp. MAR_2009_132 DNA harbors:
- a CDS encoding DNA repair ATPase, giving the protein MAETSKSINNPIETPTQDTLDGGTYAIIRGRLQKHKQELQDKLGKLNEDRKTVFGSLETKLIANDRINTENNCIARDIVSLGETCIFGYNVHFGLRTEILLSDVFSMYRFTENRFEAISLDLLEDNTFKTDFSNLYKYYRNTIFSRFAIIGNYLHMVFQLSESVTDIKTFKWLIKENRLEYIDNRSDHEYRFPAQHEFKWLEVTRDMHRYGVHSHVSILDRVFVETIGGDLTIKIEDNTEDGKGILSEPVAHLDQTLDDGQYRFADLGNLIAIEIKPFQEPPRYFVYNHKIKEVHKIESIGKAAVLLPDDQGIIFPNGYYLQTGEYHVFDDGIIDLKFQQKIASPNGEDFMYVFYEPKKGLYKLMSYNIISQEIITPIVCSGFTVLENGELCYFNSEENQTKHHTVQIWQTPYLQGDYMPSQYTDSILYKIGNKDIVKAMAESQALITLLNKEDNYDGLYADIAKSAKDIKDAYYWLTDEQTQRLDLPLAEINKAANAAIDEFEKVTQLRQNAKKQTKEIREDAEQVFSKIKSTSFKSINEFVELLTQLRALRGKVISLYEVRYVDTAFLKKLEEDIAGQSQKISERCVQFLLDPKALQPYHDKVSEKKTALDEIEKVINAKKLEEEVNQIAADLELLIDIVTNLEIEDTSHATQIVDAISLIFATINQLKAALKNKKKSLGSAEAQADFAAQLKLIDQSIINYLDIAATPEKCDEFQNKISIQLEELEGKFADFEEFISLILEKREEVYAAFEARKNALVEKRNKKALSLKNASERILKGVEKRAQSLGSVDEINGYFAADLMINKVRDIIKQLNDLDDSGKAEELETALKVAREDALRKLKDKLDLYEDGENIIRLGKHKFGVNRQALDLTIVLKDGVLAYHLTGTDFYQELNHPILLNSRQIWDQEYVSENEFVYRSAYLAYSIFETTATHLLQQASDEELLKIVQEASSNKYSEGYVKGVHDVDAANILRVLVQKHNDLGLLIYQPQIRANAQYFWNYLDETDKKQLNTQIKSSGEVLQYFPDNPDYEFVVNILIAKLSVFAEETVLFPKEHSATIAAYLFKELQSDESFINSALAVSIKDDFIIHLKEQQADLKFKNSYESQIDYASKIRLVRQWISAFIKSSRVSQVNEQLQQLQYADEVVCLILFEDDSVSKVNAISPNEVITNLSGDHKTLSNGTFNFNYHEFVTTLSAFVTQDVPTFEAFRQAKHEVTQTLKEDLKLEEFKPKVLTSFVRNKLIDQVYFPLFGDNLAKQLGTVGDTTRTDRMGMLLLISPPGYGKTTLMEYIANRLGLVFMKINGPAIGHEVTSVDPAAATNSASREELKKLNLAFEMGNNVMLYLDDIQHCNPEFLQKFISLSDGTRKIEGVYKEKPKTYDLRGKKFCVIMAGNPYTESGAKFQIPDMLANRADIYNLGDIIGDTADLFELSLIENSLTANPVLQQLGSKNFEDVYTLLERLESGNQELQLKGNHSNREIEEYQSVLEKVLKIRNTVLAVNTAYIKSAAMEDAYRTEPSFKLQGSYRDMNKLVAKVVPIMNDKELQTLLLAHYESEAQTLTGSAEANLLKYKELIDSISNEEQARWASIKETFVKNNKLKGFGNANEMAQVLAQMMQFSDNLEGIKQVLQTGLNKN; this is encoded by the coding sequence ATGGCAGAAACGTCAAAATCAATAAATAACCCTATAGAAACTCCTACTCAGGATACTCTTGATGGAGGCACCTATGCGATCATACGTGGGCGTTTGCAAAAGCATAAGCAGGAGCTTCAGGATAAATTAGGAAAACTAAATGAAGATCGTAAGACGGTTTTTGGATCGTTAGAGACTAAACTTATTGCTAATGACCGTATCAATACAGAAAATAACTGTATTGCGCGAGATATCGTTTCACTGGGAGAAACCTGTATTTTTGGTTATAATGTTCATTTTGGACTGCGTACAGAAATTTTACTTTCAGATGTGTTTAGTATGTATCGTTTTACTGAAAATCGATTTGAAGCAATTTCTCTTGATTTATTGGAAGATAATACCTTCAAAACCGATTTTTCCAATCTTTATAAATACTACCGCAATACCATTTTTTCACGTTTTGCCATCATAGGAAACTACCTGCATATGGTGTTTCAGCTGAGCGAAAGTGTGACTGATATTAAAACTTTTAAGTGGTTAATAAAAGAAAATAGACTTGAGTATATAGATAACCGTAGTGACCACGAGTATCGTTTCCCGGCGCAGCATGAGTTTAAATGGTTAGAAGTTACCCGCGATATGCACCGTTATGGTGTACACTCGCATGTTTCGATCTTAGATCGTGTTTTTGTAGAGACTATAGGGGGTGATTTAACTATTAAAATTGAAGACAACACCGAAGATGGTAAAGGTATTTTATCTGAACCTGTAGCACATTTAGACCAGACGCTTGATGATGGTCAATATCGCTTTGCCGATTTAGGAAACTTAATCGCGATTGAAATAAAACCCTTTCAGGAACCGCCCAGATACTTTGTATACAATCATAAAATAAAAGAAGTTCATAAGATTGAAAGCATAGGTAAAGCAGCTGTCTTACTGCCAGACGATCAGGGTATAATTTTCCCGAATGGCTATTATTTGCAAACCGGTGAATACCATGTTTTTGATGACGGAATCATTGATTTAAAATTTCAACAGAAAATTGCTTCGCCTAATGGGGAGGATTTTATGTATGTGTTTTATGAGCCTAAAAAGGGCTTGTACAAATTGATGTCCTATAACATCATTAGTCAGGAAATTATTACGCCTATTGTTTGTAGTGGTTTTACGGTTTTAGAAAATGGCGAACTCTGTTATTTTAATTCCGAAGAAAATCAAACTAAACATCATACGGTACAAATCTGGCAAACGCCTTATCTGCAGGGCGATTATATGCCTTCTCAGTATACAGATTCTATACTCTATAAAATAGGTAACAAAGACATCGTTAAGGCGATGGCAGAGTCACAAGCCTTAATTACGCTGCTAAATAAAGAAGATAATTATGATGGTCTTTATGCAGATATAGCAAAGTCTGCTAAAGATATTAAAGATGCTTATTATTGGCTTACCGATGAACAAACGCAACGTTTAGATCTTCCGCTTGCGGAAATAAATAAAGCCGCAAATGCCGCAATCGACGAATTTGAAAAGGTTACTCAACTGCGTCAAAATGCAAAGAAGCAAACTAAAGAAATACGGGAAGACGCAGAGCAGGTTTTTAGTAAAATAAAAAGCACCTCGTTTAAGTCTATTAATGAATTTGTAGAGCTGTTGACTCAATTGCGTGCTTTACGCGGAAAAGTTATTAGTCTTTATGAAGTACGTTATGTTGATACAGCTTTTCTAAAAAAGTTAGAGGAAGATATTGCAGGACAATCTCAAAAAATTTCTGAGCGTTGTGTTCAGTTCTTGTTAGATCCTAAAGCGTTACAACCCTATCACGATAAAGTATCTGAGAAAAAAACAGCGTTAGATGAAATTGAAAAGGTTATCAATGCTAAAAAGCTTGAAGAGGAAGTAAATCAGATTGCGGCAGATTTAGAGTTATTGATTGATATTGTAACCAATCTTGAGATAGAAGATACCTCACACGCAACACAGATTGTCGATGCTATTTCGTTGATTTTCGCAACTATAAATCAGCTCAAAGCTGCACTCAAGAACAAGAAAAAAAGTTTAGGAAGTGCAGAAGCACAAGCAGATTTTGCCGCGCAACTTAAATTGATTGATCAAAGTATCATCAACTACCTGGATATTGCGGCTACGCCGGAAAAATGCGACGAGTTTCAAAATAAGATTTCAATTCAACTTGAAGAATTAGAAGGTAAATTTGCAGATTTTGAAGAATTTATTTCCCTTATTTTGGAAAAGCGCGAAGAAGTTTATGCTGCTTTTGAAGCACGGAAAAACGCGTTGGTTGAGAAACGAAATAAAAAAGCATTATCTCTTAAAAATGCTTCAGAACGTATATTAAAAGGTGTTGAAAAGCGAGCTCAAAGTCTGGGTTCTGTAGATGAAATCAACGGGTATTTTGCTGCAGATTTGATGATAAATAAGGTGCGCGACATTATCAAGCAGCTTAATGATTTAGATGATAGTGGTAAGGCAGAAGAGTTAGAAACCGCTTTAAAAGTTGCACGTGAAGATGCGCTACGCAAACTCAAAGATAAACTTGATCTGTATGAAGATGGTGAGAACATCATACGTTTAGGAAAACATAAATTTGGGGTAAACCGTCAGGCACTTGATTTAACTATTGTTTTAAAAGATGGCGTTCTTGCATATCACCTTACCGGCACAGATTTTTATCAGGAGCTTAATCACCCGATTTTATTGAACTCCCGTCAGATTTGGGATCAGGAATATGTTTCAGAAAATGAGTTTGTTTACCGTTCTGCATACTTGGCTTACTCAATTTTTGAAACTACAGCTACGCATCTTTTACAACAGGCTTCAGACGAAGAGCTCTTAAAAATTGTACAGGAGGCGAGTAGCAATAAGTATAGCGAAGGCTACGTGAAGGGTGTTCACGATGTTGATGCAGCCAATATTTTGCGTGTACTTGTACAAAAACACAATGATTTAGGCTTGTTAATCTATCAGCCACAAATACGTGCAAATGCTCAGTATTTTTGGAATTACTTAGATGAAACTGACAAAAAGCAACTAAATACCCAAATAAAGTCTTCAGGAGAGGTGCTTCAATATTTTCCTGATAATCCTGATTATGAGTTTGTGGTAAACATATTAATTGCTAAACTGAGTGTTTTCGCAGAGGAGACCGTTTTATTTCCTAAAGAACATAGCGCAACTATTGCAGCATACCTTTTTAAAGAATTGCAAAGTGACGAATCGTTTATAAATAGCGCTTTAGCGGTTTCAATAAAAGATGACTTTATAATTCATTTAAAAGAACAGCAGGCAGATCTTAAGTTTAAAAATAGTTACGAGTCGCAAATAGATTATGCCTCTAAAATAAGGCTTGTTAGACAGTGGATTTCGGCGTTTATTAAAAGTAGTCGTGTTTCTCAAGTAAATGAGCAGCTGCAGCAATTGCAGTATGCAGATGAGGTTGTTTGTTTAATTCTATTTGAGGATGATTCGGTTTCCAAGGTTAATGCAATTTCACCTAATGAAGTAATAACGAATTTAAGTGGCGATCACAAAACGTTATCTAACGGTACGTTCAATTTTAACTATCACGAGTTTGTGACGACTTTATCTGCTTTTGTAACTCAAGATGTACCCACTTTTGAGGCTTTTCGCCAGGCGAAACATGAAGTCACACAAACCCTGAAAGAAGACCTGAAACTTGAAGAGTTTAAACCGAAAGTTTTGACTTCGTTTGTACGAAATAAATTAATAGATCAGGTATACTTCCCTCTTTTTGGAGACAATCTTGCAAAGCAATTAGGAACTGTGGGAGACACCACACGTACAGATCGTATGGGAATGTTACTGTTAATCTCGCCGCCGGGTTACGGTAAAACCACCCTGATGGAATATATCGCCAATCGCCTGGGACTGGTTTTTATGAAAATAAACGGTCCGGCGATAGGGCACGAGGTGACTTCAGTAGACCCCGCAGCAGCGACCAATTCGGCTTCTCGTGAAGAATTAAAAAAGTTGAACCTGGCTTTTGAAATGGGTAATAACGTGATGCTGTATCTGGATGATATTCAGCATTGCAATCCAGAGTTTTTACAGAAGTTTATTTCGCTCTCAGACGGAACCCGAAAAATAGAAGGTGTTTATAAAGAAAAACCTAAAACCTACGATCTTCGCGGAAAGAAATTCTGTGTGATAATGGCTGGTAACCCTTATACCGAAAGCGGTGCAAAATTCCAGATTCCAGATATGCTCGCAAACCGGGCTGACATTTACAACCTGGGAGATATAATAGGTGATACCGCAGATTTATTTGAACTGAGTTTGATTGAAAATTCTCTTACTGCAAATCCTGTTTTACAGCAATTAGGTAGTAAGAATTTTGAGGATGTTTATACGCTTCTAGAACGTTTAGAATCAGGAAATCAAGAATTACAGTTAAAAGGTAATCACAGTAACCGCGAGATAGAAGAATATCAATCTGTTCTAGAAAAAGTTCTAAAAATTAGAAATACGGTACTTGCAGTAAATACAGCATATATAAAATCTGCTGCGATGGAAGATGCCTATCGTACAGAACCCTCCTTTAAATTACAAGGATCTTACAGAGATATGAATAAGCTGGTCGCTAAGGTAGTGCCCATTATGAATGATAAAGAGCTGCAAACGCTATTACTAGCGCATTATGAAAGTGAAGCGCAAACGCTCACGGGTTCTGCAGAAGCAAACTTGTTGAAATACAAAGAATTAATTGATTCGATTTCAAATGAAGAACAAGCCCGATGGGCATCTATCAAAGAAACCTTTGTAAAAAACAACAAGCTCAAAGGTTTTGGTAATGCAAATGAGATGGCTCAGGTTTTAGCCCAGATGATGCAATTCTCAGATAATTTGGAAGGCATCAAACAGGTTTTGCAAACAGGTTTGAATAAAAATTAA